The following are encoded in a window of Methanobrevibacter ruminantium M1 genomic DNA:
- a CDS encoding threonine--tRNA ligase yields MRVLLIHSDYIKYQVKNKTPVAEEIEEAKESNAFEEALVVFTAVEKEDEKNPNAVVKNLVAEVKKTNEEVNAERIVLYPYAHLSSSLSGPKVGVQVLKDAEAALKEEGFEVFRVPFGWYKAFELSCKGHPLSELSRTIGAEEEAEEEEEEKKPSKWLIFDDGETIEPKEYNYQSKDLEKLVAYELGEGASDEGEPPHVKIMREKELCDYEIASDIGNLKWYPKGRLVRDLLADYVYNFVVDLGAMPIETPIFYDLANDAIREHAAKFGERQYKTATKKDLMLRFACCFGAFRVLGDSFLTWKNLPAKVYELSTYSFRFEKRGEVVGLKRLRAFTMPDMHSFCADMPQALEEFDAQVDMCVQTGVDLDVNYEAIFRATEDFYEENKEWMEATAKRIGKPLLLEILPERKHYWSCKIDFAAIDYLGRPIENPTVQIDVESGKRFGIEYIDEEENPQNPIILHCSPTGSVERVICSLLENTAKEDGKAPMLPTWLSPSQVRILPIGEKHLEYANQLADKIAAENIRVDLDNSDDRVGKKIRSASKEWVPYIIVIGDKEVENDVYSVTVRESGEKVDMTAEELIAEVKAKTEGMPFRRLPLPRNTAERINFK; encoded by the coding sequence ATGAGAGTATTGCTTATTCACTCTGATTATATAAAATATCAAGTAAAAAACAAAACTCCAGTGGCTGAAGAGATTGAAGAGGCTAAAGAATCAAATGCCTTCGAAGAGGCTTTGGTTGTCTTTACAGCTGTTGAAAAGGAAGATGAGAAAAATCCTAATGCAGTTGTCAAGAACTTAGTTGCTGAAGTTAAAAAAACAAATGAAGAAGTAAATGCTGAAAGGATTGTATTGTATCCATACGCTCACCTTTCCTCATCCTTAAGCGGCCCTAAAGTAGGGGTTCAGGTATTGAAAGACGCTGAAGCTGCCCTTAAGGAAGAAGGATTCGAAGTGTTCAGAGTTCCATTCGGCTGGTATAAGGCATTTGAACTTTCCTGTAAAGGACACCCATTATCCGAACTTTCAAGGACCATCGGTGCTGAAGAGGAAGCTGAAGAAGAGGAAGAAGAGAAAAAACCATCCAAATGGCTTATCTTTGATGATGGGGAAACAATCGAACCTAAGGAATACAATTACCAAAGCAAAGACCTTGAAAAATTAGTTGCATATGAGCTCGGCGAAGGGGCTTCAGACGAAGGAGAGCCTCCACATGTCAAGATCATGAGGGAAAAGGAGCTATGTGACTATGAAATCGCATCTGACATAGGTAACCTCAAATGGTATCCTAAGGGCAGATTGGTCCGTGACTTGCTTGCTGACTATGTATACAACTTCGTTGTAGACTTAGGTGCAATGCCTATCGAAACCCCTATCTTCTATGACCTTGCAAACGATGCAATCAGGGAACATGCAGCAAAGTTCGGAGAAAGACAATATAAGACTGCAACCAAAAAGGACCTTATGCTCAGATTCGCATGCTGTTTCGGTGCATTCAGAGTTTTAGGAGACTCTTTCCTTACCTGGAAAAACTTGCCTGCAAAGGTTTATGAACTCTCCACCTACAGTTTCAGATTTGAAAAAAGAGGGGAAGTTGTAGGTCTTAAAAGATTAAGGGCATTCACCATGCCTGATATGCACAGCTTCTGTGCAGACATGCCACAAGCATTAGAGGAATTCGACGCTCAAGTTGACATGTGTGTCCAGACTGGAGTAGACCTTGACGTAAACTATGAGGCAATCTTCAGGGCAACTGAAGACTTCTATGAGGAAAACAAGGAATGGATGGAAGCAACAGCAAAAAGAATCGGCAAGCCATTGCTTTTAGAAATCTTACCAGAACGTAAGCATTACTGGTCCTGCAAAATCGACTTTGCGGCTATCGACTACCTTGGCAGACCTATTGAAAACCCTACCGTACAGATTGATGTAGAAAGCGGTAAAAGATTTGGCATCGAATATATCGATGAAGAGGAAAATCCTCAAAACCCTATAATATTGCACTGCTCACCGACTGGAAGTGTTGAAAGGGTTATCTGCAGTTTGCTTGAAAACACTGCAAAAGAGGATGGAAAGGCTCCAATGCTACCTACCTGGCTCTCTCCATCACAAGTCAGAATCTTGCCTATAGGAGAAAAGCATCTTGAATATGCTAACCAATTGGCTGATAAGATTGCAGCGGAAAACATCCGTGTAGATCTTGACAACAGCGATGACAGGGTCGGTAAGAAAATAAGAAGCGCTTCCAAGGAATGGGTCCCTTACATAATTGTAATTGGAGACAAGGAAGTTGAAAATGATGTCTACTCTGTAACCGTTAGGGAAAGCGGTGAAAAGGTAGACATGACTGCTGAAGAGTTAATTGCAGAAGTCAAGGCAAAAACCGAAGGCATGCCATTTAGAAGACTTCCATTACCTAGAAACACAGCAGAAAGAATTAATTTTAAATAA
- a CDS encoding YeiH family protein produces MLNLNKKTIIGVILCFILAIPSFLLGNLFPIIGGPIIAILLGMIIASFWKDKGSAEEGINFTSKYILQLAVVFLGFGLNLGVIVATGIQSLPIIIGTISIALIVAYIMMKVLKMERNSAILIGVGSSICGGSAIAATAPVIGANDEEVAQSISIIFFFNVIAAIIFPMLGRMLGFSTVNGDAFGIFAGTAINDTSSVTAAAATWDNMWGLGSATLDKAATVKLTRTLAIIPITLALSYIIGKKDNGEKSNEEGFSLKRAFPTFIAFFILASIITTVAVFLGVDASLFIPMKEISKFLIVMAMLAIGLNSDIVKLVRTGGKPLLLGASCWIAITIVSLILQHLLGIW; encoded by the coding sequence ATGTTAAATTTAAATAAAAAAACTATCATTGGAGTAATCCTTTGTTTTATTCTTGCAATTCCTTCATTTTTGCTAGGAAATCTTTTTCCAATAATTGGAGGGCCTATCATTGCCATTTTACTTGGAATGATAATTGCAAGCTTTTGGAAAGATAAGGGAAGCGCTGAAGAGGGAATAAACTTCACCTCAAAGTACATACTTCAGCTTGCAGTCGTATTCTTAGGATTCGGCCTTAACCTAGGGGTCATAGTCGCAACAGGAATCCAATCCCTTCCAATCATCATTGGAACAATATCCATAGCCCTTATCGTTGCCTATATAATGATGAAAGTCCTTAAGATGGAGAGAAACTCTGCAATACTCATTGGTGTGGGATCTTCCATTTGCGGAGGCTCTGCAATAGCTGCTACAGCCCCTGTAATAGGTGCAAATGATGAGGAAGTTGCCCAATCAATTTCAATAATATTTTTCTTCAATGTCATAGCTGCAATTATATTTCCAATGCTTGGTAGAATGCTAGGCTTTTCTACAGTGAATGGAGATGCATTTGGCATATTTGCTGGAACTGCGATAAATGACACTTCCTCAGTAACTGCAGCTGCAGCTACATGGGACAATATGTGGGGACTTGGTTCAGCAACCCTCGATAAGGCAGCTACAGTCAAATTAACCAGAACACTTGCAATCATTCCAATAACACTTGCATTATCCTATATAATAGGAAAGAAAGATAATGGAGAAAAAAGTAATGAAGAAGGATTCAGCTTAAAAAGAGCATTTCCAACATTCATAGCATTCTTTATTTTAGCTTCAATCATAACAACAGTTGCAGTTTTTCTTGGTGTGGATGCAAGCCTATTCATTCCAATGAAAGAAATAAGCAAATTCCTGATTGTCATGGCAATGCTTGCAATCGGCCTAAACAGCGATATTGTAAAACTTGTTAGGACAGGTGGAAAACCATTGCTGCTTGGTGCAAGCTGTTGGATAGCGATTACCATTGTAAGCTTGATTTTACAGCATTTATTAGGAATTTGGTAA
- a CDS encoding bifunctional 5,6,7,8-tetrahydromethanopterin hydro-lyase/3-hexulose-6-phosphate synthase produces MVKKDDTMFIGEALIGDGDELAHVDLLIGRKDGPVGNAFANGLSQLSVGHTPLLSVIRPNLMTKPATIIIPKVTVGDLDDASKIFGPAQTAVGRAVADAVEEGIIPKNKAEEWVINASVLISPAAEDYRKIYQYNYAATKLAIKRALDGYPDMKKVLYEKDRGTHAIMGFKAIKLYEPPYLQVALDLDNEEAMARIIKQLPNRERILLEAGTPLVKKFGVGIVGKIRELAPSAFIIADLKTLDVGRVEVKMAADETADAVAISGLGTIESIEKAIHETRKQGIYSILDMMNVDNFTEKLQQINKDLMPDIVLLHRNVDLESKLRAEGKNLDDISAWGNIKEIKEITGGLAAVAGGITPEKAEEAFEKGADIIIAGRYIIGSGDPRRAAEDFLAHMPVDPNHMRVVMEDDEQI; encoded by the coding sequence ATGGTAAAAAAAGACGATACAATGTTTATAGGTGAAGCTCTTATCGGAGACGGAGACGAATTAGCACACGTTGACTTACTTATCGGCAGAAAAGATGGTCCTGTAGGAAACGCTTTTGCTAATGGATTAAGCCAATTATCAGTTGGACACACTCCATTGCTCAGTGTAATCAGACCTAACTTAATGACCAAACCTGCTACAATCATCATCCCTAAAGTCACTGTAGGTGACTTGGATGATGCAAGCAAAATCTTTGGACCAGCACAAACCGCTGTAGGAAGAGCAGTGGCAGATGCTGTGGAAGAAGGAATCATTCCTAAAAACAAGGCAGAGGAATGGGTAATTAACGCAAGTGTACTCATTAGCCCAGCTGCTGAAGATTACAGAAAAATTTACCAATACAACTATGCTGCAACAAAGCTTGCAATTAAAAGAGCATTGGACGGATATCCAGACATGAAAAAAGTATTATACGAAAAAGATCGTGGAACCCACGCCATTATGGGATTCAAGGCTATCAAGCTTTACGAACCACCTTACTTGCAAGTTGCACTTGACCTTGACAATGAAGAGGCTATGGCAAGAATCATCAAGCAACTTCCTAACAGAGAAAGAATCCTTCTTGAAGCAGGAACTCCTCTTGTTAAGAAATTCGGTGTTGGAATTGTCGGCAAAATCAGAGAATTGGCACCAAGCGCATTCATCATTGCTGACCTTAAGACCTTGGATGTAGGAAGGGTTGAAGTCAAGATGGCAGCAGATGAAACCGCTGATGCAGTTGCTATCTCTGGTCTTGGTACCATTGAATCAATTGAAAAGGCAATCCACGAAACCAGAAAACAAGGCATCTACTCTATCCTTGATATGATGAATGTAGACAACTTCACTGAAAAGCTACAACAAATCAACAAGGACTTAATGCCAGACATTGTTCTATTGCACAGAAATGTTGACCTTGAAAGTAAGCTTAGAGCAGAAGGCAAGAACCTTGATGACATAAGTGCTTGGGGTAATATCAAAGAAATTAAAGAAATTACCGGCGGCCTTGCTGCTGTTGCAGGAGGAATCACTCCTGAAAAGGCAGAAGAAGCATTTGAAAAAGGTGCAGATATCATCATTGCAGGCAGATACATCATTGGCTCTGGAGACCCAAGAAGAGCTGCAGAAGACTTCTTAGCTCATATGCCTGTAGATCCAAACCACATGAGAGTGGTTATGGAAGATGACGAACAAATTTAA
- a CDS encoding zinc ribbon domain-containing protein, with amino-acid sequence MGFCNSCGRPMGRNDYGTNEDGSPNQDYCKDCFQNGEFTEPDITINEMIIRNAERMLRRNRDLREEEATGILCNFLPNLKRWNPNPDDEIEDEDEPVRGYRGGF; translated from the coding sequence ATGGGATTTTGTAACTCATGTGGAAGACCAATGGGAAGAAATGATTATGGAACCAATGAAGACGGCAGTCCAAATCAAGACTACTGCAAAGACTGTTTCCAAAATGGAGAATTTACAGAACCAGATATAACCATAAATGAAATGATTATTAGAAATGCAGAAAGAATGCTTAGAAGAAACAGAGACTTGCGTGAAGAGGAAGCCACTGGAATTCTATGCAATTTCTTGCCTAACTTAAAAAGATGGAATCCTAATCCTGATGATGAAATAGAAGATGAGGATGAACCTGTAAGAGGCTACAGAGGAGGATTCTAA